Proteins from a single region of Oreochromis niloticus isolate F11D_XX linkage group LG7, O_niloticus_UMD_NMBU, whole genome shotgun sequence:
- the opn4xa gene encoding opsin 4xa, which translates to MDVERGFYQLVEVQDHVHYIFAFVVSVIGTVGVTGNALVMYAFYCNKKLRTPPNFFIVNLAVSDFLMAVTQSPIFFVNSLYKGWIFGETGCKIYAFCGALFGIASMINLLAISIDRYVVITKPLKALQWTSARRTYLIIALVWLYSLSWSLAPLLGWSSYIPEGLMTSCTWDYVTSTPANKSYTLMLCCFVFFIPLGIISYCYVCMFLAIRQASRDVEQLGNQVRKSTLIQQHSIKTEWKLAKIAFVVIIVFVLSWSPYACVTLIAWAGYGGILNPYSKAVPAVIAKSSAIYNPVIYAIIHSKYRITLAEKVPCLHFLAHARRKDCISVSFSESSLRDSVLSRQSSDSTSKLHIVSSITTTDTHVWSDVELNPIDQSHTLGSSYSLGTLRDRECQSLTKHTKRKKSQSQEQLRARFSEQL; encoded by the exons ATGGACGTGGAGCGTGGCTTCTATCAGCTGGTGGAGGTCCAGGACCACGTTCACTACATCTTTGCTTTCGTTGTTTCTGTGATTGGAACAGTGGGCGTTACCGGAAACGCTTTGGTCATGTATGCCTTCTACTG CAACAAGAAGCTGCGGACGCCCCCCAACTTCTTCATCGTTAACCTGGCAGTCAGTGACTTCCTCATGGCAGTTACACAGTCACCCATCTTCTTTGTCAACTCCCTTTACAAGGGTTGGATTTTTGGTGAAACAG gaTGTAAAATATATGCCTTCTGTGGTGCTTTATTTGGAATCGCCTCAATGATAAACCTTCTGGCCATCTCTATAGACCGCTATGTTGTTATCACCAAGCCTCTGAAGGCATTACAATGGACGTCCGCGAGACGCACTTACCTTATTATTGCCCTCGTGTGGCTATATTCATTATCCTGGAGCCTCGCACCACTCTTAGGATGGA gTTCATATATACCAGAAGGTCTGATGACCTCGTGCACATGGGACTATGTGACCTCCACTCCAGCCAATAAAAGTTACACTTTGATGTTGTGCTGCTTCGTATTCTTCATCCCGCTTGGTATTATATCCTACTGTTACGTCTGCATGTTCCTAGCAATTCGCCAAGCAAGCAG AGATGTGGAGCAGTTGGGCAATCAAGTGAGGAAGTCGACACTGATCCAACAGCACTCCATCAAAACTGAATGGAAGCTAGCCAAGATTGCTTTTGTGGtcatcatagtgtttgtgctttctTGGTCCCCCTATGCATGTGTCACCCTCATAGCATGGGCTGG ATATGGAGGCATTCTCAACCCTTATTCCAAAGCCGTCCCAGCTGTTATAGCCAAGTCATCAGCCATATACAATCCTGTAATCTATGCCATAATTCACTCAAAATACAG GATCACCCTTGCAGAAAAAGTACCTTGCTTGCACTTCCTAGCCCATGCTCGCAGGAAAGACTGCATATCAGTATCGTTCAGCGAATCCTCCTTAAGGGACTCCGTGCTGAGTAGACAGTCATCAGACTCCACATCCAAGCTGCACATAGTTTCCTCCATTACAACAACTGACACG CATGTTTGGAGTGATGTGGAGCTGAATCCTATTGATCAGAGTCATACTTTGGGATCCAGCTATTCCCTTGGAACTCTGAGGGATAGAGAGTGTCAGTCATTgactaaacacacaaaaagaaagaaaagccaaAGCCAGGAACAGCTAAG AGCAAGGTTCAGTGAACAGTTGTGA